Proteins encoded together in one uncultured Desulfosarcina sp. window:
- a CDS encoding HipA domain-containing protein, with amino-acid sequence MADLTVLDVNLHGKRVGTLTRLPGDQTLFAFDQAYLDSSNRPTLSLSFHDATGGIIDDVRPTRTRVPPFFSNLLPEGPLRDYLAKRAGIHPGREFFLLWILGQDLPGAITITAAEGESRHFLPENEAESSPDHSDDYPLRFSLAGVQLKFSAVMEAAGGLAIPAQGIGGSWIVKLPSMKYEGVPENEFAMMELARKIGIDIPEVRLVSLDRIEGLPADMARLSGNALAVRRFDRTDEGRTIHMEDFAQVFGLYPEKKYERASYRNIAEVLWAETGNRGIAEFIRRLVFNALIGNADMHLKNWSLIYPDGKKASLAPGYDYLSTIAYLPDTRMALTLGRSKQMTDLSLDQLSYFAAKARLPEKLVHDTALETVERFMSIWEKWRQSKRIAQSITGPIDELLPRIPLVNEG; translated from the coding sequence ATGGCTGATCTTACCGTTCTCGATGTGAATCTGCATGGAAAGCGGGTGGGCACCTTGACCCGCCTGCCCGGCGACCAGACCCTGTTTGCTTTCGACCAGGCCTATCTTGATAGTTCAAACCGGCCGACCCTCAGTCTGTCTTTCCATGACGCCACCGGCGGCATCATCGACGATGTCAGACCAACCCGCACACGAGTGCCGCCCTTTTTTTCCAACCTGTTGCCCGAAGGGCCGTTGCGCGACTATTTGGCCAAACGCGCCGGAATCCATCCCGGACGGGAGTTTTTTCTCCTTTGGATTTTAGGGCAGGACCTTCCCGGTGCCATCACCATCACCGCGGCAGAAGGCGAATCCCGGCATTTCCTCCCTGAGAACGAGGCGGAATCATCGCCGGATCATTCGGACGATTACCCTTTGCGTTTCTCCCTTGCAGGCGTTCAACTCAAATTCTCCGCTGTCATGGAAGCTGCCGGAGGCCTCGCCATCCCTGCACAAGGAATCGGCGGTTCGTGGATCGTAAAGCTGCCGTCGATGAAATACGAGGGCGTGCCGGAAAATGAGTTTGCCATGATGGAATTGGCCCGCAAGATCGGTATCGACATACCGGAAGTCCGGTTGGTTTCCCTGGACCGGATTGAAGGCCTGCCCGCAGACATGGCCCGTTTGTCCGGAAATGCCCTGGCTGTCAGGCGTTTCGACCGAACGGACGAAGGCCGGACAATCCATATGGAAGATTTCGCGCAGGTTTTCGGTTTGTACCCCGAGAAAAAATATGAACGGGCCAGTTATCGCAATATCGCCGAAGTCCTATGGGCCGAAACCGGCAACCGGGGCATCGCTGAATTTATCCGCCGTCTGGTTTTCAACGCCTTGATCGGCAATGCGGACATGCATCTGAAAAACTGGTCGCTGATTTATCCCGATGGAAAAAAGGCGTCCCTTGCGCCCGGTTACGATTATTTATCAACCATCGCCTATCTACCGGACACCCGCATGGCACTGACCCTGGGCCGTTCCAAGCAGATGACGGATCTGTCGCTGGATCAACTCTCCTATTTTGCTGCCAAGGCGCGCCTGCCGGAAAAACTCGTCCACGATACCGCACTGGAAACCGTCGAGCGGTTCATGTCCATTTGGGAGAAATGGCGCCAGTCAAAAAGAATTGCTCAGTCTATCACCGGGCCGATCGACGAACTGCTGCCACGCATTCCGCTGGTTAATGAAGGGTGA
- a CDS encoding helix-turn-helix transcriptional regulator, translating into MNYVLEDLTKALRAAREEKGLSQRALSRKTGMPQAQISKIENAAVDLKTSSLVTLARALELEVMLIPRTHIPAVNGLLRMAKQSGDDETPARPVYALDDTDDNG; encoded by the coding sequence ATGAACTATGTTTTAGAAGATTTAACCAAAGCCCTGCGAGCGGCCCGCGAGGAAAAGGGCCTGAGCCAACGTGCGCTCAGCCGAAAGACGGGTATGCCCCAGGCGCAGATATCCAAAATCGAAAACGCGGCCGTCGATTTGAAAACATCGAGTCTGGTTACCCTGGCTCGCGCGCTTGAATTGGAGGTCATGCTGATACCGCGTACGCACATTCCGGCCGTGAACGGTTTGCTTCGCATGGCAAAACAATCTGGCGACGATGAAACGCCGGCAAGGCCGGTTTACGCGCTTGACGATACGGATGACAATGGCTGA
- a CDS encoding SLC13 family permease: protein MTPEIVTVLIILAAVIVLLVTEWTPLEVLALLVMGILPVAGIVTPKEALAGFSNPAVVTIWAVFMLSAGLTRTGIANILGRQLLKIAGSAQSMLVIVIMTISGVLSAFMNNVAVAALMLPVVMDIARKTNRSPSVLLMPLAFGSLLGGLTTMIGTPPNILVSEALGENGLEPFGLFDFSPTGLLVMVCGIAFVTFVGTRLLPQRDPTRETADTRRDYRSQYRLQESLFQIRIPEGSALVGKTLAKSKLGSAFGLTVVGVTRSGQTFLAPAITETIRVDDLLTVKGNAEQIEEMNYWGQLLTETDAIGTRALFDHGMQVARVGLAPDSAFEKQSLAALGFRNRFGLNVLAIEHDGRQIDTDLKTHPLGIGDTLVVHGPSEKIAALKGEADLLPPEPIAMVDMDRASLPGRFLRQLRVPESSKLAGATLSESRLGDAVDVQILCIADRDGSARIPMSDDRFNAGDRLLVWGAEDMVSILLMQGLKGMFVKDSGRGADAAMLEDSQVGMVEVMLSPHSVLSGKTLSEMNFREKYGLTVLAIWRKGRAYRDDLRDMALQFGDALLLYGPWNRINLLGREPDFLVLTETAQEAPREKKAKLALAIMAAVLIPVILNWLPIYIAVVIGAALMVLTGCLTMEEAYRYIEWKAVFLIAGMLPLGTALDKTGAARMLAETVVNALGPLGPHAVLFGLLVITFVGTSIIPTAALVVLMVPIALETAAGLGISPYALMMGIAMAASSSFTSPISHPANVLVMGPGGYRFIDYIKVGLPLTIIVLIVLMVALPIFWPLAAS, encoded by the coding sequence ATGACTCCGGAAATCGTAACGGTCCTCATCATCCTGGCAGCCGTCATCGTCCTGCTGGTCACCGAATGGACGCCGCTGGAGGTGCTGGCCCTGCTGGTCATGGGCATTTTGCCTGTGGCCGGAATCGTCACGCCCAAAGAGGCCCTGGCCGGGTTCAGCAACCCGGCGGTGGTGACCATCTGGGCGGTGTTCATGCTCAGCGCCGGCCTGACGCGCACCGGCATCGCCAATATCCTCGGACGCCAACTGCTAAAAATCGCCGGCAGCGCGCAGTCCATGCTGGTAATCGTCATTATGACCATCTCCGGTGTGCTCTCGGCGTTCATGAACAATGTAGCCGTGGCCGCGCTCATGCTGCCCGTGGTCATGGACATCGCCCGCAAGACGAACCGTTCGCCGTCGGTTCTGCTGATGCCTTTAGCGTTCGGCTCGCTTTTGGGCGGCCTGACCACCATGATCGGCACGCCCCCCAACATCCTGGTCAGCGAGGCGCTGGGAGAAAACGGCCTGGAACCCTTCGGCCTGTTCGACTTCTCGCCCACGGGACTCCTCGTCATGGTCTGCGGCATCGCCTTCGTCACTTTCGTGGGCACCCGCCTTTTGCCCCAGCGCGATCCCACCCGCGAAACCGCCGATACGCGCCGCGACTACCGCTCCCAATACCGCCTTCAGGAAAGTCTGTTTCAGATCCGGATTCCCGAAGGATCGGCCCTGGTGGGCAAAACCCTGGCCAAAAGCAAATTGGGGTCGGCCTTCGGCCTTACCGTGGTGGGCGTCACCCGCAGCGGCCAGACCTTTCTGGCCCCGGCCATCACCGAAACGATCCGGGTCGACGACCTTTTGACCGTCAAGGGCAATGCCGAGCAGATCGAGGAGATGAACTATTGGGGGCAACTGCTCACCGAAACGGACGCCATCGGTACAAGGGCGCTTTTCGACCACGGCATGCAGGTGGCTCGGGTGGGTCTGGCGCCGGACAGTGCCTTTGAAAAGCAATCCCTTGCGGCCCTCGGGTTCCGCAACCGCTTCGGCCTCAATGTGCTGGCCATCGAGCACGACGGCCGGCAGATCGATACGGACCTGAAAACCCATCCATTGGGGATCGGCGACACTCTCGTCGTGCACGGACCCTCGGAAAAGATCGCCGCCCTGAAAGGCGAGGCAGATCTGCTGCCGCCGGAACCCATCGCCATGGTGGACATGGATCGCGCCTCCCTGCCGGGCCGGTTCCTTCGTCAGCTGCGCGTTCCGGAATCCTCCAAACTGGCGGGGGCAACCCTGAGCGAAAGCCGCCTGGGCGATGCCGTGGATGTACAGATTCTGTGCATCGCGGATCGGGACGGGAGCGCCCGCATCCCGATGTCCGACGACCGCTTTAATGCTGGCGACCGCCTGCTGGTCTGGGGAGCCGAAGACATGGTTTCCATTCTGCTCATGCAGGGTCTTAAGGGCATGTTCGTTAAGGATTCCGGCCGCGGGGCGGATGCAGCCATGCTGGAAGACAGCCAGGTCGGCATGGTGGAGGTGATGCTCTCCCCCCACAGTGTGCTTTCGGGAAAAACCCTTTCGGAAATGAACTTTCGTGAGAAATACGGTCTGACCGTACTGGCCATCTGGCGCAAGGGCAGGGCTTATCGCGACGACCTGCGCGACATGGCCCTGCAGTTCGGAGATGCCCTGCTGCTCTATGGTCCCTGGAACCGGATCAATTTGCTGGGCCGCGAGCCGGATTTTCTGGTGCTCACCGAAACCGCCCAGGAGGCGCCCCGCGAAAAAAAGGCCAAACTGGCCCTGGCGATCATGGCCGCGGTGCTGATCCCGGTGATTCTCAACTGGCTGCCCATCTATATCGCCGTGGTCATCGGGGCCGCACTCATGGTGCTCACCGGCTGTCTGACCATGGAGGAGGCCTACCGTTATATCGAATGGAAGGCCGTCTTTCTCATCGCCGGCATGCTGCCGCTGGGCACGGCCCTGGACAAGACAGGAGCGGCCCGCATGCTGGCCGAAACCGTGGTAAACGCGCTGGGTCCATTGGGCCCCCACGCCGTGCTTTTCGGCCTGCTGGTCATCACCTTTGTCGGAACAAGCATTATTCCCACGGCCGCCCTGGTGGTTCTGATGGTGCCCATCGCCCTGGAGACGGCCGCCGGGCTGGGGATCTCTCCCTATGCCCTGATGATGGGTATCGCCATGGCCGCCTCTTCCAGCTTCACCTCGCCCATCTCCCATCCGGCCAACGTGCTGGTGATGGGCCCGGGGGGCTATCGCTTCATCGATTACATCAAGGTGGGTCTGCCGCTGACCATTATCGTGTTGATTGTGTTGATGGTTGCATTGCCTATTTTCTGGCCGTTGGCGGCTTCGTAA
- a CDS encoding cold-shock protein has product MANGIVKWFNDSKGFGFIEQEDGDDVFVHHSAINATGFKSLKEGDRVSFDVQQGPKGPAAANVTVI; this is encoded by the coding sequence ATGGCTAATGGAATTGTTAAATGGTTCAATGATTCAAAAGGGTTTGGATTCATTGAGCAAGAAGACGGCGACGATGTTTTCGTGCATCATTCTGCCATCAATGCAACGGGTTTCAAGTCGCTCAAAGAGGGCGACCGGGTTTCTTTTGATGTTCAACAGGGCCCCAAAGGTCCGGCTGCTGCCAATGTAACTGTGATCTAA
- a CDS encoding class I SAM-dependent methyltransferase — MSYPNATNPTNPQLISTIKGFLDPEEGQGLYDLALEASRLGPCLEIGSYCGKSAVYLGSACKANGAVLFSIDHHRGSEEQQPGEEYFDPSLLDFATFTPNTLPLFRRTLDLAGLEETVVPIVSRSHIVARGWATPLSLVFIDGGHAFETARTDYECWSPHILPGGLLLIHDIFENPEEGGQAPWEVYKLALASGDFEEMPRIKTLGVMRKR, encoded by the coding sequence ATGAGCTACCCAAACGCAACAAACCCAACAAACCCCCAACTCATTTCCACCATCAAAGGCTTTCTCGACCCGGAGGAAGGGCAGGGGCTATACGACCTGGCCCTGGAGGCTTCGCGGCTGGGACCCTGCCTGGAAATCGGCAGCTACTGCGGCAAGTCGGCCGTTTACCTGGGCAGCGCCTGTAAGGCGAACGGCGCCGTTCTTTTTTCCATCGACCACCACCGGGGTTCCGAGGAGCAGCAACCCGGCGAGGAGTATTTCGATCCCTCGCTTCTCGATTTTGCCACCTTTACGCCCAACACCCTGCCCCTGTTTCGCCGGACCCTCGACCTGGCCGGGCTGGAGGAAACGGTTGTGCCCATCGTCAGCCGCTCCCACATTGTCGCCCGCGGATGGGCCACGCCGTTGTCCCTGGTTTTCATCGACGGCGGGCACGCTTTCGAGACCGCCCGAACGGACTACGAATGCTGGTCCCCGCACATCCTGCCTGGCGGGTTGCTGCTGATCCACGACATCTTCGAGAACCCCGAGGAGGGCGGCCAGGCCCCCTGGGAGGTGTACAAGCTGGCCCTGGCCTCCGGGGATTTCGAGGAGATGCCTCGCATCAAAACGCTGGGGGTGATGAGGAAAAGGTGA
- a CDS encoding DNA translocase FtsK, translating into MKKEIIGICFFFMVVFSLISLLSFDPADPCLFFNAGGPSRVHNLFGPFGANFAGILVGLFGIGAFWVPFLCLLGSILFFGKIPGRALLPLAAGGILLIVTTGSLLALRQDHYVLFGSRFSSGGIVGIPLKSLAVRYSNPAGGTIILLVVWLIGFIMATGFSVVAFYRRLKTANTALFDRIATLFLKWKERRQKSARRRRTLKAEKKKKKEKIQIKTPDPKPVPVKPVPKQAVFDFMKDDGAFSLPSVNFLDEPEARPPSTSKENLRMQSRLLEKKLEDFGVHGKVVAVTPGPVITTFEYEPAPGVKINRIVSLTDDLALALRAISIRIVAPIPGKAVIGVEIPNTDRETVRFKEMVLSPAFEQAKTTLTLCLGKDIVGNPVSAGLEKMPHLLIAGATGAGKSVALNTMICSLLYKLTPDQVKLIMVDPKRIELSMYDGIPHLITPVVTDVKKATNALFWAVREMEHRYELLSEMKTRNIDQYNRKIQKEQPKDEEGNPLVPLPFIVIIIDELADLMMVASRDVEVALTRLAQMARAAGIHLILATQRPSVDVLTGIIKANFPTRLTFQVSSKTDSRTIIDTNGAESLLGMGDMLFLPPGTGRLQRIHGAYISEAELARVTEFLKKQQRPDYDKSVVETPAKEAEEAGEKEYDERYDDAVALVTQAGQASISMVQRHLRIGYNRAARIIEMMEAEGVIGPQDGVKPREVLVRSYNE; encoded by the coding sequence ATGAAAAAAGAAATCATCGGCATTTGTTTTTTCTTCATGGTCGTGTTCAGCCTGATCAGCCTGCTCTCCTTCGACCCGGCCGACCCATGCCTTTTTTTCAACGCCGGCGGCCCGTCCAGGGTCCACAACCTCTTCGGTCCATTCGGGGCCAATTTCGCCGGCATCCTCGTGGGGCTCTTCGGCATCGGCGCCTTCTGGGTCCCCTTTCTCTGTCTTCTGGGCAGCATTCTCTTTTTCGGCAAGATTCCCGGGCGGGCGCTTTTGCCCCTGGCCGCCGGCGGCATCCTGCTGATCGTCACCACGGGCAGCCTGCTGGCCCTCAGGCAGGATCACTATGTTCTTTTCGGCAGCCGCTTCTCTTCGGGCGGCATCGTGGGCATCCCCTTGAAATCCCTTGCCGTGCGCTACTCCAATCCGGCGGGCGGCACCATCATCCTGCTGGTGGTCTGGCTCATCGGCTTTATCATGGCCACGGGGTTTTCCGTGGTGGCTTTTTACCGGCGCTTGAAAACCGCCAATACGGCCCTTTTCGATCGCATCGCCACCCTGTTCCTTAAATGGAAAGAGCGCCGCCAGAAGAGCGCCCGGCGGCGCCGAACCCTCAAGGCGGAGAAGAAAAAGAAAAAAGAGAAAATTCAGATCAAAACCCCGGACCCCAAGCCGGTGCCGGTCAAACCGGTTCCCAAACAGGCCGTGTTCGATTTCATGAAGGATGACGGGGCGTTTTCCCTGCCGTCGGTCAATTTTCTCGACGAACCGGAAGCGCGCCCCCCGTCCACCAGCAAGGAAAACCTGCGCATGCAGTCCCGGCTGCTGGAAAAAAAGCTGGAGGATTTCGGCGTCCACGGCAAGGTGGTGGCCGTCACTCCGGGTCCGGTGATCACCACCTTCGAGTACGAACCGGCGCCTGGCGTCAAGATCAACCGCATCGTCAGCCTCACCGACGACCTGGCCCTGGCCTTAAGGGCCATCAGCATCCGCATCGTGGCCCCCATCCCGGGCAAGGCCGTTATCGGCGTGGAGATTCCCAACACCGACCGGGAAACGGTCCGCTTCAAAGAAATGGTGCTGTCGCCCGCTTTCGAGCAGGCCAAAACCACGCTGACCCTGTGTCTGGGCAAGGATATCGTGGGCAACCCGGTTTCCGCCGGCCTGGAGAAGATGCCGCACCTGCTGATTGCAGGCGCCACCGGGGCCGGCAAGAGCGTGGCCCTGAACACCATGATCTGCAGCCTGCTCTACAAGCTGACGCCGGATCAGGTCAAACTGATCATGGTGGACCCCAAGCGCATCGAGCTGTCCATGTACGACGGCATTCCCCACCTGATCACACCGGTGGTCACCGACGTCAAGAAGGCCACCAACGCGCTGTTCTGGGCCGTGCGCGAGATGGAGCACCGCTACGAACTGCTGTCCGAGATGAAGACCCGCAATATCGACCAGTACAACCGCAAGATCCAGAAAGAGCAGCCAAAAGATGAAGAAGGCAATCCGCTCGTTCCGCTGCCCTTCATCGTGATCATCATCGACGAACTGGCCGATCTGATGATGGTGGCCTCCCGCGATGTGGAAGTGGCCCTGACCCGCCTGGCCCAGATGGCCCGGGCCGCGGGTATCCACCTGATTCTGGCCACCCAGCGTCCCTCCGTGGATGTGCTCACCGGTATTATCAAGGCCAACTTCCCCACCCGGCTGACGTTCCAGGTTTCCTCCAAGACCGACTCGCGCACCATCATCGACACCAACGGCGCGGAAAGCCTGCTGGGCATGGGCGATATGCTCTTCCTGCCTCCCGGGACCGGCCGGCTGCAGCGCATTCACGGGGCCTATATCTCCGAGGCCGAACTGGCCCGCGTCACCGAATTTCTAAAAAAGCAGCAGCGCCCCGACTACGACAAGAGCGTGGTCGAGACGCCGGCCAAGGAGGCCGAGGAGGCCGGCGAAAAGGAATACGACGAGCGCTACGACGATGCCGTGGCCCTGGTGACGCAGGCCGGCCAGGCCTCCATTTCCATGGTTCAGCGGCACCTGCGCATCGGCTACAACCGCGCGGCCCGGATTATCGAGATGATGGAGGCCGAGGGCGTTATCGGGCCTCAGGATGGGGTTAAGCCGAGGGAGGTGTTAGTTAGGAGTTACAATGAGTGA
- a CDS encoding ribonuclease J produces the protein MLKLIPLGGLGEIGLNMMVVEYGDTIFVVDAGLMFPEAYMLGVDYVIPDMDYLRQNRGRVSGVVLTHAHEDHIGALPYLLREINVPVFGTPFTLGIVRHKLEEHELLSTAALHEVLPREHLKIGPFEIEFIRVNHSIVDGVGLAIRTPVGMLVHTGDFKMSHTTMEGMLTDVNRFAQCGEEGVLVLLSDSTNVEKEGHTASSQEIGAELGRIIQGARGRIIVALFASNIARIQQILNIAARLGRKVVFNGRSIEVSVSIARQLGYLNIPEDMEIDIDDLNRYPDDEIIMVTTGSQGEPMSALARMSAGTHKQIKIREQDTIILSSKFIPGNEKAIGNIINNLYRQGADVVYEKISNIHVSGHAFREELKMMINLTKPKFFMPVHGEYRHLVLHCRLAGEVGIPENHRILARDGQIIELDDNGFQIRDNICAGRVLIDGKGVGDVGRSVLKERRLLSEEGLVVVNMAFDEETGIVVYGPEIVSRGFVFETETGYLLQDAQCVILEIVEDITPDVPNRVERMRQRIQSALRQYFFFTIGRRPVILPFLVEI, from the coding sequence ATGCTGAAACTCATCCCTTTGGGCGGCCTGGGCGAAATCGGCCTGAACATGATGGTGGTGGAGTACGGCGATACCATTTTCGTCGTCGACGCCGGCCTCATGTTTCCCGAGGCCTACATGCTGGGGGTGGATTACGTCATCCCGGACATGGACTACCTGCGCCAGAACCGCGGGCGGGTGTCGGGGGTCGTCCTCACCCACGCCCATGAAGACCACATCGGAGCGCTGCCCTATCTGCTCAGGGAGATCAACGTCCCCGTCTTCGGAACGCCCTTTACCCTGGGAATCGTGCGCCACAAACTGGAAGAGCACGAGCTGCTGTCCACGGCCGCCCTGCATGAGGTGCTGCCGCGGGAGCACCTGAAGATCGGCCCTTTCGAAATCGAATTCATCCGCGTCAACCACAGCATCGTGGACGGCGTGGGGCTGGCCATTCGCACCCCGGTGGGCATGCTGGTCCACACCGGCGATTTCAAGATGAGCCATACCACCATGGAAGGCATGCTCACCGACGTGAACCGCTTCGCCCAGTGCGGCGAAGAGGGCGTGCTGGTCCTGCTTTCCGATTCCACCAACGTGGAGAAGGAGGGGCACACCGCCTCCTCCCAGGAAATCGGCGCCGAACTGGGCCGGATCATCCAGGGGGCCCGCGGCCGCATCATCGTGGCCCTGTTCGCGTCCAACATCGCCCGGATCCAGCAGATCTTAAACATCGCGGCACGACTCGGCCGCAAGGTCGTTTTCAACGGCCGCAGCATCGAAGTGAGCGTTTCCATCGCCCGTCAGCTGGGCTACCTGAATATTCCCGAGGACATGGAGATCGATATCGACGATCTGAACCGGTACCCGGACGACGAGATCATCATGGTGACCACCGGCAGCCAGGGAGAACCCATGTCGGCCCTGGCGAGAATGTCCGCCGGCACCCACAAGCAGATCAAGATCCGTGAACAGGATACGATCATCCTCTCCTCCAAATTCATTCCGGGCAACGAGAAGGCCATCGGCAACATCATCAACAACCTCTACCGGCAGGGCGCCGACGTGGTGTACGAGAAGATTTCCAATATCCACGTCTCCGGCCACGCCTTCCGGGAAGAACTCAAGATGATGATCAACCTGACCAAGCCGAAGTTCTTCATGCCGGTGCACGGGGAGTACCGCCACCTGGTCCTGCACTGCCGCCTGGCCGGGGAGGTGGGCATTCCCGAGAACCATCGGATCCTGGCCCGGGACGGACAGATCATCGAACTGGACGACAACGGGTTCCAGATCCGGGACAATATCTGCGCCGGCCGGGTGCTCATCGACGGCAAGGGGGTCGGCGACGTGGGGCGCAGTGTGCTCAAGGAGAGGCGCCTGCTTTCCGAAGAAGGACTGGTGGTGGTCAACATGGCCTTCGACGAGGAAACCGGCATCGTGGTTTACGGCCCCGAGATCGTCTCACGGGGCTTTGTCTTCGAAACCGAAACCGGCTACCTGCTCCAGGATGCCCAGTGCGTGATCCTGGAGATCGTGGAGGATATCACCCCGGACGTCCCCAATCGGGTGGAACGCATGCGCCAGCGCATCCAGTCGGCCCTGCGCCAGTATTTTTTCTTTACCATCGGCCGCCGGCCGGTGATTCTGCCTTTTTTGGTTGAAATATGA
- a CDS encoding lysophospholipid acyltransferase family protein: MGKTFLHLLHTLIIIPWTILVTIIFGTLVILCSFFSRNGNVLHLIARRWANSILWVVWAKVTVTGAEKLDPNRSYIYMPNHQSNADIPVLLGRLPVQFRWLAKAELFKIPIFGRAMRKVGYISIDRSDRKSAFESLAQAALTIRNGTSVLIFPEGTRSPDGCILHFKKGGFVLSVDAGVPIVPVIIRGTRDIVPKKHFIIRPARVTMEILDPVETSDYTRKSKDELLEKIRSILIENLEKAGRNG; this comes from the coding sequence ATGGGCAAGACATTTTTACACCTGCTGCATACGCTCATCATCATTCCGTGGACGATCCTTGTGACCATCATTTTTGGTACATTGGTCATCCTCTGCTCTTTTTTCAGCCGCAACGGCAACGTCCTGCACCTGATTGCGCGCCGGTGGGCCAATTCCATCCTGTGGGTCGTTTGGGCCAAGGTTACCGTAACCGGCGCCGAGAAGCTGGACCCGAACCGGTCCTACATCTACATGCCCAACCATCAAAGCAACGCCGACATCCCGGTGCTGCTGGGGCGGCTGCCGGTCCAGTTCCGCTGGCTGGCCAAAGCCGAACTGTTCAAGATTCCGATTTTCGGCCGGGCCATGCGCAAGGTGGGGTACATCAGCATCGACCGTTCCGACCGCAAATCGGCCTTCGAGAGTCTGGCGCAGGCGGCCCTGACCATTCGCAACGGAACCAGCGTGTTGATCTTCCCCGAGGGCACCCGCAGCCCGGACGGCTGCATTTTACATTTCAAGAAAGGCGGTTTCGTGCTCTCCGTGGATGCCGGCGTTCCCATTGTTCCCGTCATTATCCGGGGAACCCGGGACATCGTCCCCAAGAAACATTTTATCATCCGCCCCGCCCGGGTAACCATGGAGATCCTCGATCCGGTGGAAACGTCCGACTACACCCGCAAAAGCAAGGATGAACTGCTGGAGAAGATCCGATCCATCCTCATCGAGAACCTCGAAAAAGCGGGGCGGAACGGGTAG